Within the Planctomycetota bacterium genome, the region GAGCTGGATGGATTCCACGAGTCCCACGTGGCCCGTGATCGCGCCCGATGAAATCTTCTCGCGGAACTGGGCCGGCGCGAGTCCCGTGCCCACCTTTTCCTGGAAGGGTACCCGACGGCGGGCGGAGTTCATCATGCGGGTCACGCGGATCGAGTCCACGCGCAGGCAGGGGGCGGTCAGGAAGACGGGCAGCGTGTCCATAAGGTAGCCGGGATTGATGCCGGTGCCCACGATCGTGACGTCCTGCCGGCGGGCCAGCGCGTCGATCTCCCGGGCCCGCTCGGGATGCCGCTTCCAGGGGAACGAAAGCTCTTCGCAGGTGGAAACGACGTCCAGGCCCGCCTCCGCGCACTGGGCGAGCTGGGGGTGGACCGCCTCCAGGCGCGAGGAGGTCGCGTGGAGGACCGCCCGCGCCCGGACGCGCCCGAAGAGAGCGGCCGCATCTTTTTCGACGCGCACGCCGATCGGACGGGCCGGTTCCAGGAGCTCGCCCAGGTCGCGTCCCACGATCTCCGGATGGACGTCCACCGCGCCCACGATCGCGAAGCTTTTCTTGGAGAGCAGCGCCTGCGCGATCCGGCGTCCCATGACGCCGCACCCGTAGATCACGATGCCGATCTTCTCGTCCGCCACGTCATCCTCCTTACGGGTACAGGAAACGGGATTATAAAGCAGCGCCCGCCGCGCCGTTGCGTTTTTCGAGGGTCCAACGGGGCGGTATCATTTGAACCTTGGGGAGTCTCGGCCGTATGATGATGTAGAGGCGGAACCTGAATCGTGACGGGCCATGGGACCCGTGACGGCAATGCATAGGGAATAGGGGGCGACGCGCTATGGCCAGGCTCGTCCGGTGTCCGCGCTGTTCGGCCTCGATCGACGTCACCCAGCTTTCCGGAGGAGCCACCGTCCGATGCGCCGAGTGCGGCGCGATGGTCCGCGTTCCCACGGGCTCAACGGGCGTTCTTCCCAAGGTGGCCGCCCCCGTGCCGGCCGCGCCGCCGCCCGCCGGCGGCACCGCCGTGCGCGGCCGGTCCCGAGCCACGGAAATCCGTCGATCGCCGACGCGGATCATCCGGCCCCGTTCGTCCAACACCGGCGTCGTCGTGGCGGTCATTGTCTCCGCCGCCGCGG harbors:
- a CDS encoding dihydrodipicolinate reductase, with product MADEKIGIVIYGCGVMGRRIAQALLSKKSFAIVGAVDVHPEIVGRDLGELLEPARPIGVRVEKDAAALFGRVRARAVLHATSSRLEAVHPQLAQCAEAGLDVVSTCEELSFPWKRHPERAREIDALARRQDVTIVGTGINPGYLMDTLPVFLTAPCLRVDSIRVTRMMNSARRRVPFQEKVGTGLAPAQFREKISSGAITGHVGLVESIQLIGASLGWTFDEVRELPPEPVLAERETPSALGPVAPGRVIGLRSVAYGLRSGARAVELEFCAHAAVAEEYDEVVIRGEPGLHQKILGGVHGDAGTVAMAVHTVPRAIAAPPGLRTMTELEVPRWVP